One Streptomyces umbrinus genomic window, TGAGTGTCGAGCAGGTAGCCTCCGAGACCGGTGCGCCCGTGGGGACGGTCAAGGCCCGGCTGTCCCGCGGCCGGGCGGCGCTGGCGCGGCGGCTCGGCGAGGCCGACGAACTGGGTGAGAGGGAGGACGACCGTGTCCGATGAGCTCACGCCCGGCACCACGCATGGATTCGACGGCCCCGTCGAAGGCCCCGACGCCGGTTCCGGTGGTACCGAACTGGCCACCGCGCTGCGCGAGTTGGCCCACGACCACGAGACGCCCGTACCGGTTCCGGGCACGGAGATCCGTCGTCGCGCGGGGCGTCGCCGTCGCCGGCGGCAGGTCTCGTTCGCCGCGGCCGGTGCCATGGCCGCGGGAGCCCTCGCGCTGGTCCTGACCGTGGCCCTCACGGGTGGGCGGGACGCCGGATCGACCCCGCCCGCCGCGAGCTACACCGCGCGCACACCCCCGGCCACCGCCGAGGGCGAGGCCAGTCCGGTGGCCGTCGCCGCCACCGTCGATCTCGGCCGGCGTGAGATGTCCGTCGAGGGACGGACCCTGCCCATCTCCTCCGGGTCGCTCAAGACACCGACGCCGACCGGCCTGATGACGGTCACGGCCAAGTACCGGGCGGCCACGGTGCCCGGTGACTCGGCCGGCTGGAACGGGTACGACGTCAAGGGGACCTGGGTGATGAGGCTGCGCACCCCCGACGACCGTACGAACTACCTCCTCGCCCTCACCTGGGACGAGAAGGCACCCGGCAACTACGACCGCACCGGCGGTGTGATCGGCCTGCGGCGCGACGACGCGATGTGGCTGTACGAGGCGCTGAAGCCGGGATCGGTGGTCCAGGTGGTGGGGTCGGCCCCGCAGGAGACGTCCGGAGGCACGGGCACGGATCCGGATCCGTACCCGGATTCGGGGGCCATGACGACGACGCCGACGGAGCCGGGTGCCTTGGAGACGCCCCCGACCGAGCGCGGTCTCGCGACACCCTGAAGCCTGTCGGCTTTCCCTGTTGCCGGTCGTATCCGGGGCAAGACCTGGTCCGCCCTTTACCGCGCATTAGTTGCAGGTGCGGTGGTCCCGCGGTGAGGGTGGGGAGGCGGCTCCACCGGACGTAAGGCAAGGCGAACCCATGACCACCCTCTCCTCCTGGCGTGCCTCCCTGAACCGGGAGGAGTGGGTCCGGGTCGGCGGGATGGCCGCCTTCATCGTGGCGCTGCACGTCATCGGCTGGTTCACACTCGTCGCGATCGTGGCGCCCGAGCACTACAGCATCGGCACGAAGTCCTTCGGGATCGGCATCGGCGTCACCGCGTACACGCTGGGCATGCGGCACGCCTTCGACGCGGACCACATCGCCGCGATCGACAACACCACACGCAAGCTGATGGCCGAGGGACAGCGGCCGCTGTCGGTCGGGTTCTGGTTCTCGCTCGGGCACTCCAGCGTCGTGTTCGCGCTCGCGTTCCTGCTGTCGCTGGGCGTGAAGGCGGTCGCGGGGCCCGTACGGGACGACGGTTCCACCCTGCACAGCGTCACGGGGCTCATCGGCACGACGGTCTCCGGGGTCTTCCTGTACGTGTTCGCCGCCGTCAACCTCGTCGTCCTCGCCGGGATCTGGAAGGTCTTCCGGCAGATGCGGCACGGGCACTTCGACGAGGCGGCGCTGGAGGACCGGCTGAACAACCGCGGTTTCCTGAACCGGCTGTTGGGCCGCGTCATGAAGTCCATCACCAAGCCGTGGCAGATGTACCCGCTGGGGTTGCTGTTCGGGCTCGGCTTCGACACCGCCACGGAGGTCGCGCTGCTGGTGCTCGCCGGATCCGGGGCCGCCTCCGGACTGCCGTGGTACGCGATCCTGTGCCTGCCCGTGCTGTTCGCGGCCGGCATGTCGCTGCTCGACACGATCGACGGGTCGTTCATGAACTTCGCGTACGGCTGGGCGTTCTCCAAGCCCGTACGGAAGGTCTACTACAACCTCACCGTCACGGGTCTGTCGGTCGCGGTCGCGCTCCTCATCGGGACCGTGGAACTCCTCGGACTGCTCGCCGAGCGCTTCTCCCTGCACGGCGTGTTCTGGGACTCGGTGGCCGGAATCGACCTGAACGTCGTCGGGTTCGCGATCGTGGGGCTCTTCGTCGCCACCTGGGCGCTCGCTCTGGTGGTGTGGCGGGTCGGCCGCATCGAGGAGAAGTGGACGGCGGGGCTGCGCGCGCCGACGGAACAGCCGGCCGAGTGAGGGGCCGGTCAGTGGGCGTGTGGCATGAGTCGGTCCACCATGCGGCGGGCCGCTCCCGGGCGTGGTCCGGGGGCCACCGGTGGCCGCTCCCAGTCGCACGGTGGTGACGGACGGCGGGGCGTGACCGCGCCGTGCTCCTTCAGCGCGACGCTCACGAGGCCCAGCAGGAGCTGGACGTCCGCGTCGCAGTCGAGGAGCACGGTGATCCAGGAGGCGCCGGGGCGGACCCTGATCGCGCTGGCGTGCGCGAGCTGGGGAAGCAGGCGTTCGACGGCCGTGCGGGTGAGGTAGAGGTCGGCGGAGTCGTCGGAGTGGAAGTGGACGATCTCGTGTCCCGCCGAAGCGAAGGCTTGCCCAACGGTGCACCGGGGCGGGCCACTTACCAGGTTCGGCCAGGTCTCCAGGAGAGCCATGGCGCGATGGGCCGCGGTCATTACCCCATACTCGCGCACGCTTCACCTGAAGGACCACCCCCATCCACTTGCGACTACTCCCCCCGCACGCCCGGTCACCCGATGATCCGGACCTGGGGCCGAATGAGCCCGGTGCGATGACTTTCCGCGCACGGAGCGGTCCTCACCGGAGAAGGCGCCCGCAGAGCAGCGGGCCGCAGGGAAACAGTCCGCGGAGAAACAGTCCGCAGAGAAGGAGGCCGTCATGAAGAACGACCAAGAGCTGATCCGGGAGCTGATCGAGCGGTGGGCCGCGGCGGTGCACGCCGGTGACCTGGACACGGTCCTGGCCGACCATGCCGAGGACATCGTGATGTTCGACGTACCGCCCCCGCAGGACGGTGTCCGTGGCCTGGACGCGTACCGCGCGACCTGGCCGCCGTTCTTCGAGTGGCAGGCCAAGGGAGCCTCCTTCGACCTCGTCTCCCTGGACGTCACCGCGGGCGCGGACGTCGCCTTCGCCCACGCCCTGCTGCGCTGCGGCACCCCGGAGGAACTGGCCGCCGCGCCCGGCACCCGCCTCCGCCTCACCCTCGGCCTGCGCAAGGAGAACGGCCGCTGGACCGTGGCGCACGAGCACCACTCGTTCCCGCTCGGGGACGAGCAGTAGCGCCGGGCGGGCACCGGCACACCGTCCCGGTGTGCCCCGCCGCCGCGCGCCAGCGACCGACACGTCCCGAAAGCTGGTGGTATGGCTGTCCGGGTGCGCCGACGGGCGTACCGGCGTACGGGTACAGCGCGGCGGAGGTGGGTTGGTGGAGCGGCCTGGTGAGGGGGTGCCGGCACCGGTCGGGATGGTCGAGGAGGCTGTCGAGTCGATCGGGACCACCCTCGACGAGCGGACCACCTGCGCCGAACTGGTCGGATCCCTGGGGCGGCACGGCTGCGAGGCCGTCGCCGTGGACCTGCTGGGCGAGGACGTGCCGGCGACGCGGCCCGCGAGCGACCCGGCGCCGACCCGGGCCGCCACGGTGGGGCCCAGGGAGCTGCTCGAGGCCCACGACGGAGAACCGTCCCTGACCGTACGGGCCCTGGACGAGGGGTATCCGATCACCACGACGGACGACGTGTCGGGCGGTGTGCCCCGCCGCTCGATCTCGATGCCGATGCTCGCGCACGGCCGCTTGTACGGGGTGCTCCTCGCGGTCCGCACCGGCCGCCCCTTCGTCGACCACGAGACCGCCGCGATGCACTACGCGGCCCGCCTCGCCGCCGTCCACATCGGACACGCCCGCCGCCACAACGCCGTCCACAGCACCGCGATGAAGCTCCAGCGCGCCCTCCTCGCCGAGCCCGGCCGCCCGCATCCGAACCTCGACCTCGCCACCCGCTATCTGCCCGTCGGCGGCGGCTCCCTCGTCGGCGGCGACTGGTTCGAGACCGTACGGCTGAACTACGGCCGCACCCTGCTGGTCATGGGCGACGTCATGGGGCACGGCCTGGACGCCGCGGTCGACATGAACGCGTACCGCTCGATGCTCCGGTACGTCGCCTCCGCCGATCTGCCCCCGCACCGCGTGCTGCGCCGCCTCGACGCCGCCTTCTCCGAGGACGGCACGCGCCGGCCGGCCACCTGTCTGCTCGCCCGTGTCGACCCGGCCCGCGGGACGGCCGCGCTCGCCGGCGCGGGCCATCTGCCTCCGGCCGTGTTCGCGGGCGACGGGACCGGGACGCTGATCGACGTGCCCGAGGGGTGCTGCTCCAGGAGGTTCCGTACCCACAGGTCGAAGAGCAGCGTGCGAAGGTTCGCCCCGAGCAGGCTCTTCGCGCCGTCGAAACGGGAGAAGTCGTAGTCCAGGGCGTCGACCATCTCCACGGACCGCGGGTCCCT contains:
- a CDS encoding PP2C family protein-serine/threonine phosphatase, giving the protein MPAPVGMVEEAVESIGTTLDERTTCAELVGSLGRHGCEAVAVDLLGEDVPATRPASDPAPTRAATVGPRELLEAHDGEPSLTVRALDEGYPITTTDDVSGGVPRRSISMPMLAHGRLYGVLLAVRTGRPFVDHETAAMHYAARLAAVHIGHARRHNAVHSTAMKLQRALLAEPGRPHPNLDLATRYLPVGGGSLVGGDWFETVRLNYGRTLLVMGDVMGHGLDAAVDMNAYRSMLRYVASADLPPHRVLRRLDAAFSEDGTRRPATCLLARVDPARGTAALAGAGHLPPAVFAGDGTGTLIDVPEGCCSRRFRTHRSKSSVRRFAPSRLFAPSKREKS
- a CDS encoding HoxN/HupN/NixA family nickel/cobalt transporter, which encodes MTTLSSWRASLNREEWVRVGGMAAFIVALHVIGWFTLVAIVAPEHYSIGTKSFGIGIGVTAYTLGMRHAFDADHIAAIDNTTRKLMAEGQRPLSVGFWFSLGHSSVVFALAFLLSLGVKAVAGPVRDDGSTLHSVTGLIGTTVSGVFLYVFAAVNLVVLAGIWKVFRQMRHGHFDEAALEDRLNNRGFLNRLLGRVMKSITKPWQMYPLGLLFGLGFDTATEVALLVLAGSGAASGLPWYAILCLPVLFAAGMSLLDTIDGSFMNFAYGWAFSKPVRKVYYNLTVTGLSVAVALLIGTVELLGLLAERFSLHGVFWDSVAGIDLNVVGFAIVGLFVATWALALVVWRVGRIEEKWTAGLRAPTEQPAE
- a CDS encoding luciferase domain-containing protein, with amino-acid sequence MTAAHRAMALLETWPNLVSGPPRCTVGQAFASAGHEIVHFHSDDSADLYLTRTAVERLLPQLAHASAIRVRPGASWITVLLDCDADVQLLLGLVSVALKEHGAVTPRRPSPPCDWERPPVAPGPRPGAARRMVDRLMPHAH
- a CDS encoding L,D-transpeptidase codes for the protein MSDELTPGTTHGFDGPVEGPDAGSGGTELATALRELAHDHETPVPVPGTEIRRRAGRRRRRRQVSFAAAGAMAAGALALVLTVALTGGRDAGSTPPAASYTARTPPATAEGEASPVAVAATVDLGRREMSVEGRTLPISSGSLKTPTPTGLMTVTAKYRAATVPGDSAGWNGYDVKGTWVMRLRTPDDRTNYLLALTWDEKAPGNYDRTGGVIGLRRDDAMWLYEALKPGSVVQVVGSAPQETSGGTGTDPDPYPDSGAMTTTPTEPGALETPPTERGLATP
- a CDS encoding nuclear transport factor 2 family protein yields the protein MKNDQELIRELIERWAAAVHAGDLDTVLADHAEDIVMFDVPPPQDGVRGLDAYRATWPPFFEWQAKGASFDLVSLDVTAGADVAFAHALLRCGTPEELAAAPGTRLRLTLGLRKENGRWTVAHEHHSFPLGDEQ